The Nitrospira sp. genome window below encodes:
- a CDS encoding bifunctional riboflavin kinase/FAD synthetase: MQVTRGYRSEAVRPYPVCTIGNFDGHHRGHQALLKLVVETARQTQGTAVVLTFDPHPVKILAPHADLRLLTDAEEKLDLFERAGIDEVVFLEFTPAFASLSPEAFADHILAKCLGLREVFVGRHFAFGHKRAGTIHDLTDLGKRFGFTVHPTSPVIMAGEVVSSTRIRQLIISGQVDQAAALLGRPYTLRGIVSPGEGRGRALGWPTANIQLPSHRVTPADGIYASVTIVDHKQHDSVAYIGARPTFDGRERLLEVSLLDGSHDLYGHALTVQFLERIRGDAQFDEETALSRQIASDVESAKAILRRHHQAIGGS, from the coding sequence ATGCAGGTAACACGAGGATATCGTAGCGAGGCCGTCCGACCGTATCCGGTGTGTACGATCGGCAACTTCGATGGGCACCATCGCGGTCATCAGGCACTCTTGAAGCTCGTTGTCGAGACGGCACGCCAGACGCAAGGAACTGCCGTCGTGTTGACCTTCGACCCTCACCCGGTAAAAATTCTGGCGCCTCACGCCGACTTACGACTTTTGACGGATGCGGAGGAAAAGCTTGATCTGTTCGAACGGGCAGGTATCGATGAAGTTGTCTTCCTGGAATTCACTCCGGCATTTGCGTCCCTTTCTCCCGAAGCATTTGCCGACCACATTCTCGCAAAATGCCTGGGACTGAGGGAGGTGTTCGTCGGGCGACATTTTGCTTTTGGACATAAACGAGCTGGAACAATCCATGATCTGACCGATCTTGGGAAACGATTCGGCTTCACCGTCCACCCAACTTCACCCGTCATCATGGCTGGAGAAGTAGTCAGTTCTACCAGAATCAGGCAACTTATTATTTCCGGGCAGGTGGATCAGGCGGCTGCTCTTCTCGGACGCCCCTACACGCTTCGCGGCATCGTCAGCCCAGGCGAGGGGAGGGGCCGGGCCCTAGGATGGCCAACCGCAAATATTCAATTGCCTTCACACCGTGTCACGCCGGCCGACGGGATCTATGCCTCCGTCACGATCGTCGATCATAAACAGCACGATTCTGTCGCGTACATTGGAGCAAGACCGACCTTTGATGGGAGAGAACGACTGCTGGAAGTGAGCCTTCTCGATGGATCCCATGATCTGTATGGCCACGCTCTGACGGTTCAGTTTCTTGAACGTATTCGAGGAGACGCACAGTTCGACGAGGAAACAGCCCTGAGTCGTCAGATCGCATCTGATGTAGAATCGGCCAAGGCAATTCTCCGCCGACATCATCAAGCGATCGGAGGGTCGTGA
- a CDS encoding CBS domain-containing protein: MVPVKSFMIPRDKFVTVPRDTDTQTAARIMRDRGIGSLFVTNDREIIGIITDTDMMRRVVAAGADATKTTVEQIMSAPIMTIEEGKTLLDANDLMAQSHLRHLGVTRNGELVGIISVRDLVVFLTNLPRK, translated from the coding sequence ATGGTCCCTGTAAAGTCTTTTATGATACCCCGAGACAAGTTCGTGACGGTTCCGCGAGATACCGACACACAAACTGCTGCTCGCATCATGCGAGACCGTGGTATTGGTAGCTTATTTGTGACCAATGATCGTGAGATCATTGGAATCATCACGGATACTGACATGATGCGCCGGGTCGTTGCCGCCGGAGCCGATGCGACAAAAACGACGGTCGAGCAAATCATGTCGGCCCCGATCATGACGATTGAAGAAGGCAAAACGCTTTTGGATGCCAATGATCTGATGGCCCAGTCCCATCTTCGGCATTTAGGCGTGACACGCAACGGCGAGTTGGTCGGAATCATCTCTGTTCGGGACCTCGTCGTCTTTTTAACCAATCTTCCGAGAAAGTAG
- the cobA gene encoding uroporphyrinogen-III C-methyltransferase: MTTVKQTSGKVYLVGAGPGDPGLLTVRGKACLEQADVVLYDYLANPALLSYAPDHAERLYVGRRGKKAYPEQESINQLLIERARAQKVVVRLKGGDPFVFGRGGEEAEALAAAGIEFEVVPGVTAAVAVPAYAGIPVTHRTLASTLTIVTGHEDPEKPSTTLDWSRLAGSHGTLVFLMGMKNLSMITTRLISEGLAPSTPVAIIRWGTRVSQHTVVGTLADIVDKADAAQLEPPTVIVVGEVVKLRPTLNWFEQRPLFGKRVLMTRAKEQAGELAALLADYGADAVEAPTIQIVNPIDWAPVDLAISAIRSYTWIIFTSVNGVDRFMTRVWAKGLDSRCLAGRRLCCIGPRTAQELETFGVKADLIPAAYQAEGVLEALLREDLRKVRVLIPRAEVAREILPEELRAHGAHVDVIPVYRTVTPTQDDAEWRQQLMDHHIHVVTFTSSSTVKNFVAMSGGIDTVRPLLQSVTIACIGPITARTAEEYGLTVSVMPGENTIPALADAIAGYFQRGKPAATGDIV, translated from the coding sequence ATGACCACAGTGAAACAGACAAGCGGCAAGGTGTATCTGGTCGGGGCCGGTCCTGGCGATCCCGGTCTCCTCACGGTTCGAGGAAAGGCGTGCCTTGAACAGGCCGACGTGGTTCTTTACGATTATCTTGCCAATCCCGCATTGCTCTCCTACGCTCCAGACCACGCTGAACGACTGTACGTCGGACGGCGTGGAAAGAAAGCGTACCCGGAACAAGAATCGATCAATCAGCTCCTCATTGAACGTGCCCGAGCCCAGAAAGTAGTTGTTCGTCTCAAAGGGGGAGATCCGTTCGTGTTCGGTCGAGGTGGTGAAGAAGCCGAGGCATTGGCGGCAGCCGGGATAGAATTCGAGGTCGTTCCCGGAGTTACGGCAGCCGTGGCAGTCCCCGCGTATGCCGGGATCCCGGTCACGCACAGAACTTTGGCCTCGACACTGACGATTGTCACCGGACATGAAGATCCAGAAAAGCCTTCCACGACGTTGGACTGGTCACGCCTCGCTGGCAGCCACGGTACGTTAGTCTTTCTCATGGGCATGAAGAATCTTTCCATGATCACAACACGCCTCATTTCTGAGGGACTGGCACCATCAACCCCCGTGGCAATCATTCGTTGGGGCACAAGGGTCTCCCAACACACGGTCGTCGGCACTTTAGCCGATATTGTGGACAAGGCTGACGCTGCACAACTCGAACCTCCAACGGTGATCGTCGTGGGTGAAGTGGTCAAACTCAGACCAACGCTCAACTGGTTTGAGCAACGTCCGCTCTTCGGTAAACGGGTGTTGATGACTCGCGCAAAAGAACAGGCCGGCGAATTAGCTGCTCTTCTGGCGGACTACGGAGCCGACGCTGTCGAAGCTCCGACCATTCAGATTGTTAACCCTATTGATTGGGCACCTGTTGATCTCGCCATCTCCGCAATCAGATCCTATACCTGGATCATTTTCACCAGTGTGAACGGCGTGGACCGTTTTATGACTCGAGTGTGGGCTAAAGGACTTGACTCCCGCTGCCTGGCAGGACGACGGCTCTGCTGCATCGGACCCCGCACCGCACAGGAGCTGGAAACATTTGGGGTCAAAGCAGATCTAATACCTGCAGCCTATCAGGCTGAAGGAGTGTTGGAGGCACTCCTACGGGAGGATCTCCGGAAGGTCCGTGTCTTAATCCCTCGTGCCGAGGTGGCTCGGGAGATCTTGCCGGAAGAGCTTCGTGCCCATGGTGCTCATGTCGACGTCATTCCGGTGTACCGAACAGTCACACCCACTCAAGACGATGCGGAATGGCGGCAGCAACTCATGGACCATCACATCCATGTTGTGACCTTTACCAGTTCGTCTACAGTCAAGAATTTTGTGGCCATGTCGGGTGGGATCGATACAGTCAGGCCGCTTCTACAGTCCGTCACGATCGCGTGTATAGGACCCATCACGGCAAGGACCGCCGAGGAGTATGGTCTAACGGTTTCGGTCATGCCAGGAGAGAACACGATTCCCGCACTGGCAGACGCGATCGCCGGTTATTTTCAGCGTGGTAAACCGGCGGCCACGGGAGACATAGTCTGA
- the ftsH gene encoding ATP-dependent zinc metalloprotease FtsH, protein MNSRVKNLLFWVVVGLFMILLFNLFSVPTHAPEEEVIFSEFMAKLDKGDFEKVIIKGNNMSGVLKDKTRIRTYSADYPDFVKILRERDVQIEVKPPDESPWYITFLVTWGPFVLFLGLWFFLMRQMQIGGNKALSFGKSRARMLTEERKKITFSDVAGVDEAKEEVLEIIEFLKDPRKFQKLGGRIPKGVLVVGPPGTGKTLLAKAIAGEAGVPFFSISGSDFVEMFVGVGASRVRDLFEQGKKHAPCIIFIDEIDAVGRLRGAGLGGGHDEREQTLNQLLVEMDGFDTTEGVILVAATNRPDVLDPALLRPGRFDRQVVVNRPDLRGRSEILKVHTKKVPVAANVEIDKIARGTPGFSGADLENLVNEAALWAARQNKKEVENIDFEMAKDKVMMGAERKSMILTDEEKRVTAYHEAGHVLMAKLLPGTDPVHKVTIIPRGRALGVTMQLPTDDRHNYSKDFLYNTLAILMGGRVAEELVFKHVTTGAGNDLERATELARKMVCEWGMSEKLGPLTFGQKEDSVFLGRDFTTKRDVSDEVALEIDLEVKRFVTENYERAKRVLTAQMTSLKALAEALLEKEVLDAPEIDQILLQSSSQTVPA, encoded by the coding sequence ATGAATTCCCGGGTTAAGAACTTGCTCTTCTGGGTGGTTGTCGGCTTGTTCATGATTCTCCTCTTCAATCTATTTAGTGTACCGACTCATGCGCCTGAGGAAGAAGTGATATTCAGTGAGTTCATGGCGAAGCTCGATAAGGGTGATTTTGAAAAGGTCATCATTAAAGGCAATAATATGAGTGGTGTCCTCAAGGATAAGACGCGCATCCGGACCTACTCAGCCGATTATCCTGACTTTGTCAAAATCCTTAGGGAACGGGACGTCCAGATCGAGGTGAAGCCACCGGATGAAAGTCCATGGTATATCACCTTCCTGGTGACGTGGGGGCCGTTTGTTCTCTTTCTGGGTCTGTGGTTTTTCCTGATGCGACAGATGCAGATTGGTGGAAATAAGGCGCTGTCTTTTGGGAAGAGTCGTGCGCGTATGCTCACGGAAGAAAGAAAAAAGATTACGTTCTCGGACGTCGCCGGTGTCGATGAGGCCAAGGAAGAAGTGCTCGAAATCATCGAATTTCTGAAAGACCCAAGGAAGTTTCAGAAGCTTGGGGGACGGATCCCGAAAGGCGTCCTGGTCGTAGGTCCTCCCGGAACCGGAAAGACGTTGCTGGCGAAAGCCATCGCCGGTGAAGCAGGAGTACCATTCTTCAGTATCAGCGGCTCTGATTTCGTTGAGATGTTCGTCGGAGTGGGAGCCTCTCGTGTTCGTGACCTGTTTGAGCAGGGGAAGAAACATGCCCCCTGCATTATTTTCATCGATGAGATCGATGCAGTTGGCCGATTGCGAGGTGCGGGTCTCGGTGGTGGCCACGATGAGCGAGAACAAACGCTCAACCAGCTACTCGTGGAAATGGACGGATTCGATACGACCGAAGGTGTTATTTTGGTCGCTGCGACGAACCGGCCAGATGTACTTGACCCAGCATTGCTCAGACCAGGCCGTTTTGATCGACAAGTCGTCGTCAATCGTCCGGACCTCCGCGGACGCTCTGAAATCTTGAAAGTTCATACCAAAAAGGTGCCCGTCGCAGCGAATGTGGAAATCGACAAGATTGCCAGAGGAACACCTGGGTTTTCCGGAGCTGACCTTGAAAATTTGGTCAATGAAGCCGCACTGTGGGCGGCTCGGCAAAACAAAAAAGAAGTTGAAAACATCGACTTTGAAATGGCTAAGGACAAGGTCATGATGGGGGCCGAGCGCAAGAGCATGATTCTCACTGACGAAGAAAAGAGGGTCACGGCCTACCACGAAGCGGGTCACGTGCTGATGGCGAAGCTCTTGCCAGGAACGGATCCGGTTCATAAAGTCACGATTATCCCGAGAGGTCGGGCACTCGGTGTGACAATGCAGCTGCCCACCGATGATCGGCATAACTATTCCAAGGATTTTCTCTACAATACCCTGGCGATTCTCATGGGTGGACGAGTCGCAGAAGAGCTCGTGTTTAAGCATGTCACGACCGGGGCCGGCAACGACCTTGAGCGTGCAACCGAGCTTGCCCGAAAGATGGTCTGTGAATGGGGCATGAGCGAAAAGTTGGGGCCTCTCACATTCGGACAAAAAGAAGATTCAGTATTCCTCGGTCGAGACTTTACCACCAAACGGGATGTCAGTGATGAGGTCGCACTTGAAATAGACCTTGAGGTTAAGCGCTTTGTGACTGAAAACTATGAGCGTGCGAAGCGCGTGCTGACAGCGCAGATGACGAGCCTTAAAGCTTTGGCAGAAGCGCTCCTGGAAAAAGAAGTGTTGGATGCACCAGAAATCGACCAGATTCTGCTGCAATCCTCCTCTCAAACCGTTCCTGCCTAG
- the hemB gene encoding porphobilinogen synthase: MAFPIHRLRRLRQHESLRRMVRETILSPADFIYPLFVVEGTARREEIGSMPGQYRLSVDLLIKEAAEILALGIPAIMLFGIPDHKDERGSSGWEPNGIVQRAIRAVKQQVPELLVITDVCIDEYTSHGHCGIVKNGKILNDETLECLTVMARTHAEAGADMVAPSDMMDGRVAAIRSELDRSGFSDLPILAYAAKFSSCFYAPFRDAAFSSPQFGDRQSYQMDPANAREALREIELDIEEGADIVMVKPALPYLDIIATARGRTLLPLAAYQVSGEYSMIKAAARAGWLDESRAMMESLLAIKRAGADLILSYFSKDAAKLLH, from the coding sequence ATGGCGTTTCCCATTCACCGTCTCCGACGGCTGAGACAGCATGAGTCTTTGCGAAGAATGGTCCGTGAGACCATCTTGTCCCCGGCAGATTTTATCTACCCACTCTTTGTCGTTGAGGGGACCGCTCGTCGTGAAGAAATCGGATCGATGCCCGGTCAGTACCGTCTGTCGGTCGATCTGCTGATCAAAGAGGCCGCAGAAATACTGGCGCTCGGTATTCCTGCCATCATGTTATTCGGCATTCCAGACCACAAGGATGAGCGTGGGAGTTCAGGGTGGGAGCCCAATGGGATCGTGCAACGGGCTATTCGTGCCGTGAAACAACAAGTGCCCGAGTTGCTGGTCATCACCGATGTGTGCATCGACGAATATACGAGTCACGGGCACTGCGGCATTGTGAAGAACGGCAAGATCCTCAACGATGAAACGCTGGAGTGTCTCACAGTCATGGCTCGGACACATGCCGAGGCTGGAGCCGACATGGTGGCACCTTCTGACATGATGGATGGACGAGTAGCTGCCATTCGGAGTGAGTTAGATCGATCGGGGTTCTCAGACCTACCAATCCTGGCGTACGCCGCCAAGTTTTCCTCGTGTTTCTACGCACCGTTTCGTGATGCGGCGTTCTCGAGTCCTCAATTCGGCGATCGCCAGTCCTATCAGATGGACCCGGCGAACGCCCGTGAGGCCCTCCGCGAAATCGAGCTGGATATTGAGGAGGGAGCCGATATCGTGATGGTCAAGCCGGCGCTGCCTTATCTGGATATCATCGCAACGGCTCGTGGCCGCACACTACTCCCTTTAGCGGCCTACCAGGTGAGTGGTGAGTACAGTATGATCAAGGCGGCGGCACGAGCGGGATGGCTCGATGAATCACGTGCGATGATGGAATCGCTCTTGGCGATCAAGCGAGCAGGAGCAGACCTGATCCTCTCGTACTTTTCTAAAGACGCAGCCAAACTGCTCCATTGA
- the hpt gene encoding hypoxanthine phosphoribosyltransferase: protein MERMFGRPIVTQEQMRSRIRELGRQISTDYTGKDLVLVGVLKGAYAFFADLARAIRIPVRVDFIIVTSYGTRAKTSGKVKLVTELTEKITGKDVLLVEDIVDSGLTVQYLMKTLAKRKPNSIKVCTLLSKPERRIVNVQVDYVGFRVQNEYIVGYGLDYQQKYRNLPYLAVLDQLNEHET from the coding sequence ATGGAACGGATGTTCGGACGCCCAATCGTCACCCAGGAACAAATGCGGAGTCGTATCAGAGAACTAGGACGGCAGATCAGCACCGATTATACGGGTAAGGACCTCGTACTTGTCGGGGTGTTGAAAGGCGCCTACGCTTTTTTTGCCGACCTCGCCCGCGCCATCCGAATTCCGGTCCGTGTCGATTTCATCATCGTGACCAGTTACGGCACTCGGGCAAAGACCTCCGGAAAGGTGAAGTTGGTCACGGAACTGACCGAAAAAATCACAGGCAAGGATGTGCTCCTGGTTGAGGATATTGTCGATTCAGGGTTGACGGTCCAGTATCTGATGAAAACGTTGGCAAAGCGGAAACCGAACAGCATCAAGGTCTGTACGTTGCTGAGCAAACCGGAACGCCGAATCGTCAACGTGCAAGTAGATTATGTTGGCTTCAGAGTGCAGAACGAGTATATCGTTGGGTATGGACTTGATTACCAGCAGAAGTATCGCAACCTTCCTTATCTCGCTGTTCTTGATCAGTTGAACGAGCACGAGACGTAA
- the tilS gene encoding tRNA lysidine(34) synthetase TilS — MALLSLLDCLRPGWSLTLTAVHCNYGLRGSESECDQEFVTTRCRELNIPLHVRRLQVHERSEQSSLQAVARHLRYQVFSEIAEQCAADRIVLGHTADDQAETILLWLLRGTGLTGLAGMPADREGRIVRPLYETGRQEVLSYLWKSGLPFRTDSSNAKPLYLRNRIRHELVPVLNRLAPASLGALRRFANICREDDRYLDQQAAALFSVALTWESEGGWAIDRTQLLTFPHALQRRGIRNVIRQSLNQPYALGLQTVDRVLQIAAHGKVGSRIHIRGGRVIVTDRHLRFIPYDKALIALDRDPSVSLRHYMSVPGSLMWSGTGQRLHVQPQAYSHAPSQPERDRIVVDAARISQPLMVRNWAPGDRFQPYGMDGHSKKLQDVFINLKIPKSVRSRIPLVVAPEGIVWVVGYRQDQRWLPTAATERCLVFTVDDPPLREGTV; from the coding sequence ATGGCCTTGTTGTCGCTCCTGGACTGCCTCCGTCCAGGATGGTCGCTGACCCTGACCGCTGTGCACTGTAATTATGGACTGCGTGGATCTGAGTCGGAGTGTGATCAAGAATTCGTTACAACCCGCTGCAGAGAATTGAACATCCCTCTCCATGTCCGACGGCTCCAAGTGCACGAGCGATCAGAGCAATCATCTCTGCAAGCAGTGGCTCGTCACCTTCGCTATCAGGTGTTTTCGGAGATCGCCGAACAGTGTGCAGCGGACCGTATCGTGCTCGGCCATACGGCAGATGACCAGGCTGAGACGATCTTGCTGTGGTTGCTTCGCGGAACCGGGCTCACCGGACTTGCTGGTATGCCGGCTGATCGAGAAGGCCGGATCGTCCGACCTCTATACGAAACCGGGCGTCAAGAGGTGCTCAGCTATCTCTGGAAGTCCGGGTTACCGTTCCGTACTGACTCCAGCAACGCGAAACCCCTCTACCTGCGAAATCGAATCAGGCATGAGCTGGTTCCGGTTCTCAATCGGTTGGCGCCAGCAAGCCTTGGGGCACTCCGCCGATTCGCGAACATTTGCCGTGAAGATGATCGCTATCTAGATCAACAGGCTGCCGCTCTGTTCTCAGTCGCCTTGACATGGGAATCAGAAGGAGGCTGGGCCATCGATCGGACCCAGCTCCTGACCTTTCCCCACGCTCTTCAGCGGCGCGGGATCCGCAATGTCATTCGGCAGAGCCTCAATCAGCCGTACGCGCTTGGACTCCAAACCGTGGATCGAGTTCTCCAGATTGCCGCACATGGGAAGGTTGGCTCTCGCATTCATATTCGAGGTGGTCGGGTGATCGTAACTGACCGCCATCTCCGGTTTATCCCCTATGACAAAGCGTTGATCGCGCTTGATCGTGATCCATCCGTCAGCCTCCGACACTACATGAGTGTGCCTGGTTCTCTCATGTGGTCTGGAACGGGTCAGCGACTTCACGTACAACCCCAGGCATACAGTCATGCTCCGTCACAACCGGAACGGGATCGGATCGTGGTCGATGCTGCTCGTATCTCTCAACCTCTCATGGTGCGAAATTGGGCACCCGGTGACCGATTTCAACCATACGGCATGGATGGACATTCAAAAAAACTTCAGGATGTTTTTATTAATCTCAAAATTCCCAAGTCCGTCCGTTCTCGTATTCCCCTGGTCGTGGCACCGGAAGGAATCGTGTGGGTCGTCGGCTATCGGCAAGATCAGCGCTGGCTCCCCACCGCCGCGACGGAACGCTGCCTCGTATTCACCGTTGATGATCCACCTTTAAGGGAAGGAACTGTGTGA
- a CDS encoding phosphoglucosamine mutase, which translates to MRKLFGTDGVRGVANLDPMTSEMAMQLGRAAAHIFMRRAGRHQIVIGKDTRISGYMLESALMAGICSMGVDVLVVGPMPTPAIAFLTRSLRADAGVVISASHNPYQDNGIKFFSNNGFKLPDEVEARIEELIVSDEIRHLRPTADLIGKAYRIDDAEGRYIEFTKRSLPKDLDLQGIKLVVDCANGAAYKVAPTVLRELGASVEVIGNKPNGMNINAGCGAVHPELLQETVLRQKADIGIALDGDADRAVFVCEQGTIIDGDHVMAALGLDLYQNGLLSKQTLVGTVMSNFGLELSMAKAGIKLVRTPVGDRYLLERMLSEGYNFGGEQSGHFIFLDHNTTGDGLISALQLLSLLKRTKKPLSELAKAMAAVPQILVNIHVKQKPVLETIPAIDRAIQESTQRLNGSGRVLIRYSGTEPLLRIMVEGEHSTIVKEIAHDLASIIREHLG; encoded by the coding sequence ATGCGTAAATTATTTGGCACTGATGGAGTACGAGGGGTCGCAAATCTCGATCCGATGACCAGCGAAATGGCAATGCAACTTGGCCGAGCGGCTGCGCATATCTTCATGCGACGAGCCGGGCGTCATCAGATCGTGATCGGAAAGGATACCAGGATTTCTGGCTACATGTTGGAATCTGCTCTTATGGCTGGGATCTGCTCCATGGGTGTCGATGTGTTGGTGGTAGGACCCATGCCAACTCCTGCCATTGCATTCTTAACCAGGAGTCTCCGCGCCGATGCCGGTGTGGTCATTTCTGCCTCACACAACCCCTACCAAGACAACGGCATTAAGTTCTTTTCCAACAATGGGTTCAAACTTCCTGACGAGGTCGAGGCTCGAATCGAAGAGCTGATCGTATCCGATGAAATTCGTCACCTCCGTCCGACCGCGGATCTGATCGGCAAAGCATACCGCATAGACGATGCTGAAGGACGTTATATCGAATTCACGAAGCGATCCTTGCCGAAAGACTTGGACCTTCAAGGAATTAAGCTTGTTGTCGATTGCGCGAACGGCGCCGCATACAAAGTCGCTCCGACCGTCCTCAGAGAATTGGGAGCGTCCGTAGAAGTCATCGGTAATAAACCGAATGGAATGAACATCAATGCTGGCTGCGGCGCAGTTCACCCAGAGCTTCTTCAGGAGACCGTGCTACGTCAGAAGGCGGACATTGGTATCGCTCTCGATGGGGACGCCGATCGGGCTGTATTTGTTTGCGAGCAAGGGACGATCATCGACGGAGACCATGTGATGGCTGCCCTGGGGCTTGATCTTTACCAGAATGGGCTCCTGAGCAAACAGACGTTAGTTGGAACCGTGATGAGTAATTTTGGGCTCGAGCTCTCGATGGCCAAAGCAGGGATCAAGTTGGTGCGAACACCCGTCGGCGATCGGTACTTGCTCGAGCGCATGTTGTCTGAGGGGTATAACTTCGGCGGAGAACAATCCGGACATTTTATTTTTCTTGACCATAATACGACGGGAGACGGCTTGATTTCAGCACTCCAGCTGTTGTCCTTGCTGAAACGAACCAAGAAACCCTTGTCGGAGTTGGCAAAAGCCATGGCGGCCGTTCCTCAAATATTGGTCAACATCCATGTCAAGCAGAAACCAGTCTTGGAGACCATTCCTGCTATTGATCGAGCGATCCAAGAAAGTACTCAACGATTGAACGGAAGTGGGCGTGTCCTGATTCGATATTCTGGCACTGAGCCATTACTGCGCATCATGGTAGAGGGGGAACATTCTACAATCGTAAAAGAAATTGCTCATGACCTTGCCAGTATCATCCGTGAACATCTCGGCTGA
- the folP gene encoding dihydropteroate synthase has protein sequence MGIVNVTPDSFYDGGQFTLPELAIAHALKLIQQGADIIDIGGESTRPGAEPVAEHEELARVIPVIEGLARQVTTPISVDTTKSQVAAQALECGASIINDVSALREDPAMAAVIARSNAAVVLMHMQGTPQTMQQSPQYFEVGSDVLQFLGERVQTAIQAGIAQTNIILDPGFGFGKLVCHNLDLLRQLSSFLTLNCPVLVGLSRKGFIGNIVGQSVEHREWGTAAAVALAVDRGAHIIRVHDVAMTIDVVKMAAALSPHWAAIGQEYNA, from the coding sequence ATGGGTATCGTGAATGTTACTCCTGATTCGTTTTATGATGGTGGACAATTTACATTACCCGAGCTCGCCATTGCGCATGCCCTGAAACTTATCCAACAAGGGGCAGATATCATCGATATCGGAGGAGAATCAACTAGGCCCGGTGCGGAACCGGTCGCTGAGCATGAGGAACTGGCCCGCGTTATCCCGGTCATTGAGGGGTTGGCTCGCCAGGTGACCACTCCTATCTCGGTTGATACCACTAAATCTCAAGTGGCCGCACAAGCGCTAGAGTGTGGCGCCTCGATCATCAACGATGTAAGTGCCCTGCGAGAGGATCCGGCCATGGCCGCTGTGATCGCGCGTTCAAACGCGGCCGTGGTCTTGATGCATATGCAGGGAACCCCTCAGACCATGCAGCAGTCTCCCCAATACTTCGAGGTTGGATCAGACGTGTTGCAATTCCTTGGCGAGCGTGTCCAAACCGCCATTCAGGCGGGGATTGCTCAAACCAACATCATCCTTGATCCAGGATTTGGTTTTGGTAAGCTCGTATGCCATAACCTGGATCTACTCAGACAACTATCCTCTTTCTTGACATTGAATTGTCCTGTACTTGTTGGACTATCACGGAAGGGCTTCATCGGAAACATTGTCGGACAATCTGTGGAACACCGGGAATGGGGAACGGCAGCAGCGGTGGCTTTAGCTGTTGATCGTGGCGCTCATATTATCCGTGTTCATGACGTTGCAATGACCATCGACGTAGTGAAAATGGCGGCTGCGTTAAGCCCTCACTGGGCAGCTATTGGACAGGAGTACAATGCGTAA
- the hemC gene encoding hydroxymethylbilane synthase, which translates to MSTQHTPRPTLVLGTRGSKLALCQSEWFQSQVQEVAPEVRVTLRKIQTSGDKIVDVPLAKIGGKGLFVKEIEDALLAGEIDFAVHSMKDVPAQLPDGLDILCVPLREDARDAFISREGCSFQDLPVGATVGTASLRRQAQLLHARPDLKITMLRGNLDTRLRKLKEGQFDAIILAAAGLHRLAWSQTITEYLPPILSLPAIGQGALGIEGRTNDGFVRSILSRLTDQSTQTTVTAERAFLHRLEGGCQVPIAAYAILSDHDLVLDGLVASVDGKTVIRDQITGTHQEAHSLGVRLAERLLSRGGDKILREIYGSV; encoded by the coding sequence GTGTCGACACAACATACTCCACGCCCGACCTTGGTCCTTGGCACACGGGGCAGTAAATTAGCTCTCTGCCAAAGCGAATGGTTCCAATCTCAGGTTCAGGAAGTGGCGCCAGAGGTTCGGGTGACTCTCCGAAAGATACAGACGTCCGGTGATAAAATCGTTGACGTCCCACTGGCAAAAATAGGAGGGAAGGGCCTGTTCGTCAAGGAAATCGAGGATGCCTTGCTCGCCGGAGAAATTGATTTCGCCGTCCACAGCATGAAGGATGTTCCCGCGCAATTGCCGGACGGGCTTGACATTCTATGCGTCCCCCTGCGCGAAGATGCACGGGATGCCTTTATCAGCCGTGAAGGATGCTCCTTTCAGGATCTTCCGGTTGGCGCCACCGTTGGCACGGCTAGCCTTCGACGCCAGGCTCAACTGTTACACGCGAGACCGGATCTCAAGATTACAATGCTCCGCGGTAACCTGGATACCCGCCTACGGAAACTCAAGGAGGGACAGTTTGATGCCATCATCTTGGCCGCTGCCGGTCTGCACAGATTGGCATGGTCCCAAACCATCACGGAGTATCTTCCTCCAATTCTGAGTCTTCCCGCCATAGGGCAGGGAGCCCTGGGTATTGAAGGGCGGACCAATGATGGCTTTGTGCGGTCCATCCTGTCGCGACTCACCGATCAGTCGACGCAGACGACCGTAACGGCGGAACGCGCCTTCTTGCACCGTCTGGAAGGTGGCTGTCAGGTTCCGATCGCCGCCTATGCCATCCTGTCCGATCACGATCTGGTCTTAGATGGTCTTGTCGCAAGCGTCGATGGAAAAACGGTGATTCGCGATCAGATCACGGGAACGCATCAGGAGGCTCACTCGCTAGGTGTCCGACTGGCCGAACGGCTGCTTTCGCGAGGAGGAGATAAGATCCTCAGGGAGATTTACGGATCAGTATGA